In Raphanus sativus cultivar WK10039 chromosome 5, ASM80110v3, whole genome shotgun sequence, the following proteins share a genomic window:
- the LOC130495113 gene encoding uncharacterized protein LOC130495113, with protein sequence MNLRSKGTSNLVPRATDIRALERECARKRREEEQQAQLQPLEAAMEEQQNPQNPNGPQQRPARPIGTYDRPNIHGPRLGIRAPAVAANNFEIKSGLLNCIENNKYHGLAVEDPFDHLDKFDSYCGMSKTNGVSEDALKLKLFPFSLGDKARQWEKSLPSDSITTWEDCKKAFLEKFFSTSRTAKLRNEISSFQQKNLEGFSEAWERFNGYQAQCPHHGFSKESLLSTFYRGALPKYRARLDTASNGFFLGRTEEEAEALVDNMVKSDAVYSGDHDRSSRGDDKHTRNEIKALQEKIDTLIADKATQAQVNFVGNPQQEIPPTVNEVDGLEGQEELCFINSNGSWYKKEPNFQYNNYQQKPYSNNQQSGYQPRNNQQSNYQPQQSPSPSSSAPQESSTDALLKQILESQTRSEKHVGYELKNLHSKIDGSYNELNNKFSHLASSVKNLENQFASMSTHQNRQPGSLPGKSDQNPKDAKAVTLRSGKQLPPRTLTKDAEKQGEEIAINLDDEVVIVDEKTDDEILEKIEKDKGKGKVGEEKKTTKDGESAAPAGESSSVPPPYEPKLPFPGRFKKQLLQKYKALFEKQMSEAQVTMPIIDAFMLIPQYSKFLKDAVTAKKKEMEGMMVLSHECNAIIQRLNAPEKLEDPGCFTLPCALGPMVFEKCLCDLGASVSLMPLSVAKKLGFTQYKKCRLSLVLADRSVKYPVGILENLPVKIGGYEIPTDFVVLEMGEEAQDPLILGRPFLATAGAIVNVKEGKIDLHLGKANILHFDIKEKMKNPTVFGQAFIIEEMGPPADDHLGELPPEEDGVLTPLSAPTPA encoded by the coding sequence atgaacttgaggagcaagggtacatcaaaccttgttccaagagccacagacatcagagctttagagagagagtgtgctagaaaaagaagagaagaagagcaacaagctcaactgcagccactggaagctgcaatggaagaacaacaaaatcctcagaaccccaatggacctcaacagcgaccagctcgccccattggcacttatgaccgccccaacatccatggtcctagacttggaattcgagcaccagctgtggctgctaacaactttgagatcaagtcaggactgctcaactgcatagagaacaacaagtatcatggtctggctgtggaggacccatttgatcacttggataagtttgacagctactgtggtatgtcaaagactaatggtgtgtcagaggatgctttaaagctcaagctattccccttctctttgggggataaggcacgtcagtgggagaagtctctaccaagtgactccatcaccacttgggaagactgcaaaaaggcattcttggagaaattcttctccacctcaagaactgctaagttgaggaacgagatctccagcttccaacagaagaacttggaaggattcagtgaagcttgggagagattcaatggttaccaagctcagtgcccacaccatggtttttccaaggagagcttgctgagcacattctacagaggtgctcttcctaagtatagagccagactggatacagctagcaatgggttctttttggggagaactgaggaagaagcagaggctctggttgacaacatggttaagagtgatgcagtctacagtggagaccatgacagaagcagtagaggtgatgacaagcacacaaggaatgagatcaaagctcttcaggagaagattgacacactcattgctgataaggccacacaagcgcaggtgaactttgttggtaacccacaacaggagatacctcctactgtcaatgaggttgatggtttggaagggcaagaagaattgtgtttcatcaacagcaatggtagctggtacaagaaggaacccaactttcagtacaacaactaccaacagaagccctattccaacaaccagcagagtggttatcagccaagaaacaaccagcagagcaactatcagcctcagcaaagcCCCTCTCCTAGCTCTTCTGCCCCTcaagagagcagcactgatgcattactgaaacagatcttggagtctcagactagaagtgagaagcatgtgggctatgagctgaagaaccttcactccaagattgatgggagctacaatgagctcaacaacaaattctcccaccttgcttcttctgtcaagaatttggagaatcagtttgcttccatgagcaccCACCAGAATCGTCAgccaggatctctacctggaaaatcTGATCAAAATCCCAAGGacgcaaaagctgtcacactcaggagtggtaagcagttacctcctagaaccctcaccaaggatgctgagaaacaaggtgaggagatagccatcaatctagatgatgaagtggtcattgttgatgagaagacagatgatgagatcttggagaagattgagaaagataagggtaaaggaaaggttggagaagagaagaagacaacaaaagatggtgaatctgctgctccagcaggTGAGAGCTCTTCtgtccctcctccctatgaacccaagcttccattccctggtagattcaagaagcagctgctacagaagtacaaggctttgtttgagaagcagatgagtgaagctcaggttacaatgcccatcattgatgctttcatgctgattcctcaatacagcaagttctTGAAAGATGCTGTaactgctaagaagaaggagatggagggcatgatggttctgagccatgagtgcaatgccatcattcagaggcttaatgctccagagaagctagaggatccaggatgcttcacactaccttgtgctcttggacctatggtttttgagaaatgtctctgcgatttgggagctagtgtcagcttgatgcctttatctgtggcaaagaagcttggcttcactcaatacaagaagtgtagactctctctggtgttagctgatcgttcagtgaagtaccctgtgggcatcctagagaacctccctgtgaagattggagggtatgagatacctacagattttgtggtgcttgaaatgggtgaggaggctcaagacccattgattcttggaaggccattcttagctacagcaggagctattgtgaatgtgaaagaaggcaagattgacctccatttgggtaaggcgaacatcctccactttgacatcaaggagaaaatgaagaaccccactgtgtttggacaagccttcatcaTTGAAGAAATGGgccctcctgctgatgatcaccttggtgagctaccacctgaggaagatggggtgttaactccactttctgcacctactccagcctga